From one Triticum urartu cultivar G1812 chromosome 3, Tu2.1, whole genome shotgun sequence genomic stretch:
- the LOC125542920 gene encoding NADP-dependent malic enzyme, chloroplastic yields MLSARTAAAASPAASLWKRGGGAGGRGDGCTSCLEVRRRAAAVTVRAAQPKRVEAVAMESAAETAEAEKEVAAEKEVAAAGGGVEDKYGEDRATEELPVTPWAFSVASGYTLLRDPHHNKGLAFTERERDAHYLRGLLPPGVVSQDLQVKKIMHNLRQYKVPLQRYVAMMDLQERNERLFYKLLIDNVEELLPVVYTPTVGEACQKYGSIFRRPQGLYVSLRDKGKVIDVLRNWPERNIQVIVVTDGERILGLGDLGCQGMGIPVGKLSLYTALGGVRPSACLPITIDVGTNNEQLLNDEFYIGLRQRRATGEEYHELMEEFMDAVKQIYGEKVLIQFEDFANHNAFDLLAKYSKSHLVFNDDIQGTASVVLAGLLSSLKVVGGTLAEHTYLFLGAGEAGTGIAELIALEISKQTNAPIEECRKKVFLVDSKGLIVSSRKNSLQPFKTSWAHEREPVTTLLDAIKSIRPTVLIGTSGVGRAFTKEVIEAMASFNERPVIFSLSNPTSHSECTAEEAYKWTQGRAVFASGSPFDPVEYDGKIRVPGQANNAYIFPGFGLGVVISGAIRVHEDMLLAASETLAAQATQENFDKGSIFPPFTNIRKISALIAASVAAKAYELGLATRLPRPRDLEKYAESCMYTPVYRSYR; encoded by the exons ATGCTGTCCgcgcgcaccgccgccgccgcgtccccCGCCGCCTCCCTG TGGAAGCGCGGAGGTGGCGCGGGGGGCCGCGGCGACGGATGCACGAGCTGCTTGGAGGTGCGGAGGAGGGCCGCGGCGGTGACGGTCCGCGCGGCGCAGCCCAAGAGGGTCGAGGCGGTGGCGATGGAGTCGGCCGCCGAGACCGCGGAGGCCGAGAAGGAGGTGGCCGCCGAgaaggaggtggcggcggcgggaggcggcgtgGAGGACAAGTACGGCGAGGACAGGGCCACGGAGGAGCTGCCCGTCACGCCATGGGCCTTCTCCGTCGCGAG TGGTTACACACTTCTGAGAGATCCGCATCACAACAAGGGACTGGCCTTTACCGAGAGGGAGCGGGACGCGCACTACTTGCGTGGCCTTCTTCCTCCAGGAGTTGTCTCCCAGGATCTCCAA GTGAAGAAGATCATGCATAACCTTCGCCAGTACAAGGTCCCGTTGCAGCGCTATGTGGCCATGATGGACCTTCAG GAGAGAAATGAGAGGCTTTTCTACAAGCTTCTAATTGATAACGTGGAGGAGCTGCTCCCTGTGGTTTATACACCAACTGTAGGTGAGGCCTGCCAGAAGTATGGGAGCATATTTAGGCGCCCACAGGGTCTGTATGTCAGCTTGAGAGACAA GGGGAAGGTCATTGATGTGCTAAGGAACTGGCCTGAGAGGAacattcaagtgattgtagtcaCTGATGGTGAGCGCATTTTGGGGCTTGGAGATTTGGGTTGTCAG GGAATGGGAATTCCTGTTGGCAAACTTTCTCTGTACACTGCCCTTGGAGGAGTTCGCCCGTCAGCT TGCTTGCCTATTACAATTGATGTTGGTACTAACAATGAGCAATTGCTTAACGACGAGTTCTACATCGGGCTTCGGCAAAGACGTGCTACTGGAGAG GAGTATCATGAGCTCATGGAAGAGTTCATGGATGCTGTTAAACAAATATATGGTGAAAAAGTTCTCATCCAG TTTGAAGACTTTGCCAATCACAATGCGTTTGATTTGCTTGCGAAATATAGCAAGAGTCATCTTGTTTTCAATGATGATATCCAG GGAACAGCATCTGTGGTCCTTGCAGGTCTGTTATCTTCACTGAAGGTTGTGGGTGGAACCCTAGCAGAGCACACCTATTTGTTCCTTGGTGCTGGCGAG GCTGGAACTGGTATTGCAGAACTCATTGCTCTTGAGATTTCAAAACAG ACAAATGCTCCAATTGAAGAGTGCCGCAAGAAGGTTTTTCTGGTGGATTCGAAG GGTTTGATCGTTAGTTCCAGAAAAAACTCCCTTCAACCATTCAAGACATCTTGGGCACATGAGCGCGAACCTGTGACAACCTTGTTAGATGCCATCAAG TCCATCAGACCTACGGTGCTGATCGGAACATCTGGAGTAGGCAGGGCTTTCACTAAAGAAGTTATTGAAGCTATGGCTTCTTTCAACGAG AGACCTGTCATCTTCTCATTGTCAAATCCAACGTCGCACTCTGAATGTACTGCTGAAGAAGCATACAAATGGACCCAG GGTCGTGCAGTGTTTGCCAGCGGAAGTCCGTTTGACCCTGTGGAGTATGATGGAAAGATTCGTGTGCCTGGCCAG GCAAACAATGCTTACATTTTCCCTGGATTTGGCCTTGGCGTTGTGATTTCTGGAGCAATCCGCGTGCATGAGGACATGCTTCTTGCTGCCT CGGAAACACTAGCTGCACAGGCCACTCAGGAGAACTTTGACAAGGGATCCATCTTTCCACCCTTCACCAACATCAGAAAGATATCTGCCCTCATTGCTGCTAGCGTGGCTGCAAAAGCCTACGAACTCG GCTTGGCGACTCGCCTGCCGCGGCCGAGAGATCTGGAGAAATATGCGGAGAGCTGCATGTACACCCCTGTCTACCGCAGCTATCGTTAA